From Arctopsyche grandis isolate Sample6627 chromosome 12, ASM5162203v2, whole genome shotgun sequence, one genomic window encodes:
- the LOC143920293 gene encoding trehalase-like produces the protein MAQSTAFLLFLSLFCFCFCQSALPPTCSSDVYCKGPLLHAVQTARIFRDSKTFVDLKMIKSQNETLEDFDELLNTTDNNPTKTQLEQFVSEHFEEGNELMKWTPTDFQSDPPLLNKIKDINFRNFAKDLVGIWPTLARKVGPEVAEFPDRHSLISIPNGFIIPGGRFKEVYYWDSYWIIEGLILSGMTETAKGMIENFLHLVKMFKHIPNGSRVYYSERSQPPLLTAMVSKYIKATNDTDWLRSNLPTIEEELYFWSENRMVEVVVNEKNYVLLRYSAESEGPRPESYAEDFAFASEIRDSGKQQEFYSDIKSAAESGWDFSSRWFINENGTNDGNLTDVKTRRLITVDLNAIYAAALETVGDFNSMLGQNRAAKKWWMLAEYMRKAIDIVLWNEEDGVWYDFDNELNQHRRNFYPSNVAPLWMDCVDTDKLQQHGPKVVEYLKQSGGLSYPGGIPSSVSRTGEQWDLPNAWPPLQSMVVQALKNINSEESNELALEMAQKWVRANYKGFKKSEEMFEKYDAERPGEYGGGGEYVVQSGFGWTNGVVLEMLDQYGDIMSSEESSQFGEH, from the coding sequence ATGGCTCAATCGACTGCATTTCTACTTTTTCTGAGTTTGTTCTGCTTCTGTTTTTGTCAGAGCGCTTTGCCACCGACCTGCTCCAGTGATGTATATTGCAAGGGACCTCTACTTCATGCGGTTCAAACAGCGCGAATTTTCCGAGATTCGAAGACTTTCGTCGATCTCAAAATGATCAAATCCCAAAATGAAACATTGGAAGATTTCGACGAACTGCTCAACACCACCGATAACAACCCCACGAAGACTCAGTTGGAACAGTTCGTGAGCGAACATTTTGAAGAAGGAAACGAATTGATGAAATGGACGCCGACCGATTTTCAATCTGACCCACCTCTTTTGAATAAGATAAAGGATATAAATTTTCGAAATTTCGCGAAAGATTTAGTGGGCATTTGGCCGACGTTGGCCAGGAAAGTTGGTCCTGAAGTGGCGGAATTTCCGGATCGTCACAGTTTAATATCAATTCCGAACGGATTCATCATCCCTGGAGGTAGATTTAAGGAGGTTTACTATTGGGACTCTTATTGGATAATTGAAGGACTCATATTGAGTGGAATGACTGAAACAGCTAAAGGTATGATTGAAAACTTTCTCCATTTGGTGAAAATGTTCAAGCACATACCTAATGGAAGTAGAGTTTATTATTCGGAGAGAAGTCAACCTCCACTACTTACGGCTAtggtttcaaaatatataaaagcaacAAACGACACAGATTGGCTACGGTCAAATCTACCGACAATAGAAGAAGAGTTATATTTTTGGAGTGAAAATAGAATGGTAGAAGTAGTAGTTAATGAAAAAAACTATGTCCTACTGAGATACTCTGCCGAAAGTGAAGGACCTAGACCGGAATCATACGCTGAAGATTTCGCATTCGCTAGTGAAATAAGAGATAGTGGAAAGCAGCAGGAGTTTTACTCTGACATTAAAAGCGCTGCTGAAAGCGGATGGGACTTTTCATCGAGATGGTTCATAAACGAGAACGGAACTAATGATGGAAATTTGACCGATGTGAAGACACGACGACTTATTACGGTAGATTTGAACGCCATTTATGCAGCAGCTCTGGAGACAGTAGGCGACTTTAACAGTATGCTAGGACAAAATAGAGCCGCAAAAAAATGGTGGATGCTGGCTGAATATATGAGAAAAGCCATTGACATTGTTTTATGGAATGAAGAAGATGGAGTGTGGTATGATTTCGACAATGAATTGAACCAGCACAGAAGGAATTTCTACCCCTCTAATGTGGCTCCACTGTGGATGGACTGTGTCGATACTGACAAATTACAACAACACGGTCCAAAAGTGGTAGAATATCTGAAGCAATCTGGAGGATTGTCGTATCCAGGTGGTATACCCTCATCGGTGTCAAGGACCGGAGAACAATGGGATTTACCCAACGCTTGGCCTCCACTTCAATCAATGGTAGTCCAAgcgttaaagaatataaactcgGAAGAGAGTAATGAGCTGGCTTTGGAGATGGCTCAGAAGTGGGTCAGAGCTAATTATAAAGGGTTCAAGAAAAGCGAAGAGATGTTCGAAAAGTATGACGCCGAGAGACCTGGGGAATATGGTGGTGGAGGTGAATATGTAGTTCAATCTGGTTTCGGTTGGACCAACGGAGTTGTTTTGGAGATGTTAGATCAGTACGGCGATATTATGTCTTCTGAAGAATCTAGTCAATTTGGTGAGCattga